The Leadbettera azotonutricia ZAS-9 genome has a window encoding:
- a CDS encoding nitrogenase component 1 gives MAAITTETKVQNYTADHNYIERPRYFCSFGGALSTLEALPETIPVLHAAGGCAGSIAWGQNGGSGLQVGGYCGGLAVPSSNIGEKEVIFGGSNRLTQEIRNTLEVMDGRLFVVITSCVTEMIGDDVQAVVSEINSEIEEKEIDAGLVFARTGGFKGNSYYGYDIVLSAIANQYVQKPIKKAKGLVNIFGIVPYMDSFWRGNLEGVRKTLELLGLKVNTFFTDEDSLDGLKKSGEAELNIVVSDLYGIEAAQAYKDRFGVPYIVSSLPVGPTASANLLRQTASALQLDIDVERIIENENRKFYRYLEPLTDLYFDADLQRYAVIVADVNYAVAVTRFLFDDLGWIPVLTQFTEILNEDQQKNLAAKLSGPGGINPLAVFDTNASETGRYLLDIYPRRETDLYVDSLTPAFVIGSSLERDLALKLGAPHLSVSFPVANRAVLNRGYTGFSGGLTLAEDLLSAAVAAR, from the coding sequence ATGGCTGCTATAACTACCGAAACAAAAGTACAAAATTATACTGCTGATCACAACTATATTGAGCGGCCCCGCTATTTCTGTTCTTTCGGCGGCGCCCTTTCTACTCTGGAAGCCTTGCCCGAAACAATTCCGGTGCTCCATGCGGCCGGTGGCTGCGCGGGAAGCATAGCCTGGGGACAAAACGGCGGCTCCGGTTTGCAGGTAGGGGGATATTGCGGAGGCCTCGCCGTACCCAGCTCCAATATAGGCGAAAAAGAAGTAATTTTCGGCGGATCAAACAGACTCACCCAGGAAATCCGCAATACCCTTGAAGTAATGGACGGCCGTCTTTTTGTGGTCATTACAAGCTGCGTTACGGAAATGATAGGCGACGATGTGCAGGCAGTGGTTTCCGAAATCAATTCGGAAATAGAAGAAAAAGAGATCGATGCAGGACTGGTTTTTGCCCGTACCGGTGGTTTTAAAGGCAATTCCTATTACGGGTATGATATTGTACTAAGCGCAATTGCAAATCAATATGTGCAGAAACCAATAAAAAAAGCTAAGGGCCTGGTGAATATTTTTGGCATTGTGCCCTATATGGACAGTTTTTGGCGGGGCAATCTGGAAGGGGTCCGTAAAACCCTGGAACTTCTGGGGCTGAAAGTGAATACTTTTTTTACCGATGAAGACTCCCTTGATGGCTTAAAAAAATCAGGCGAAGCGGAACTCAATATTGTAGTTTCCGATTTATACGGCATTGAAGCGGCTCAAGCCTATAAGGACCGTTTCGGAGTCCCCTATATTGTATCTTCCCTTCCTGTGGGTCCTACGGCAAGCGCCAATCTTCTGCGCCAAACTGCGTCAGCCCTGCAGCTTGATATTGACGTGGAAAGGATTATCGAAAATGAAAACCGCAAATTCTACCGTTACCTCGAACCATTGACTGATCTTTATTTTGACGCAGACCTTCAACGCTATGCAGTAATAGTAGCGGATGTAAATTACGCTGTGGCAGTTACCCGCTTCCTTTTCGATGATCTGGGCTGGATTCCCGTCCTTACCCAGTTTACCGAAATCCTGAACGAAGATCAGCAAAAAAATCTGGCGGCAAAACTTTCCGGGCCCGGGGGAATAAATCCCCTGGCAGTATTCGATACCAATGCCTCTGAAACCGGCCGTTACCTTCTCGATATTTACCCCCGGCGTGAAACCGACCTCTATGTGGACAGCCTGACGCCGGCCTTTGTCATCGGCAGTTCCCTTGAACGGGATTTGGCATTAAAACTTGGGGCTCCGCACCTTTCAGTGAGTTTTCCTGTTGCAAACCGTGCAGTGCTGAACCGGGGCTATACGGGATTTTCCGGCGGCCTCACCCTGGCCGAAGATCTGCTCAGCGCTGCGGTAGCCGCGCGCTAA
- a CDS encoding corrinoid protein — translation MSAEELYVKLADAVVDMDEAEAVKLSNQAVEEKVEAYDAIDKGLAKGMERAGKLFEEEEYFVPELIICSDAMNAGIAILKPHLKQGETAIRHRGVIGVIEGDTHDIGKNLVKIMLESSGFDILDLGRDVPPQTFVDKAIEYNADLILLSSLMTTTMDAMADVVKILEKQGVRNQFKVAVGGGPISKAFADRIGADGYGKNATEAVRLAQSLVSANQGLVK, via the coding sequence ATGAGTGCAGAAGAATTATATGTCAAATTGGCAGACGCCGTAGTGGACATGGACGAAGCAGAGGCGGTGAAACTTTCCAATCAGGCAGTGGAAGAAAAAGTTGAAGCTTATGACGCAATCGACAAAGGGCTGGCCAAAGGCATGGAACGGGCAGGAAAACTCTTCGAAGAAGAGGAATATTTTGTGCCCGAACTCATCATCTGTTCCGATGCGATGAATGCCGGTATCGCAATCCTCAAGCCCCATCTGAAGCAGGGTGAAACCGCTATCCGCCATCGCGGCGTGATTGGTGTCATTGAGGGAGACACCCACGACATAGGCAAGAATCTCGTCAAGATTATGCTTGAGTCCTCGGGCTTTGATATACTGGATTTGGGCCGTGATGTACCGCCTCAGACTTTTGTGGATAAGGCCATAGAATACAATGCAGATTTAATACTTCTTTCTTCATTAATGACTACCACCATGGACGCCATGGCGGACGTAGTAAAGATCCTTGAGAAGCAGGGAGTACGCAATCAATTCAAGGTGGCTGTCGGAGGCGGCCCCATTTCCAAAGCCTTTGCCGATCGCATAGGCGCCGACGGTTATGGGAAAAACGCTACCGAAGCAGTACGCCTGGCTCAAAGCCTGGTGAGCGCAAACCAAGGTTTGGTAAAATAA
- a CDS encoding methylcobamide--CoM methyltransferase, producing MADVFSPRERLLRKLNKQGTDRPPVICPGGMMNAAIVDVMTKTGHALPEAHHEGALMGDLAYDVYEQTGFENIGIPFCMTIESEALGSAVDYGSLKCEPKIKQEAFPSVKDVIFSPSNSIEKNSRAAAVISAVNNLSKKYPDIPVIGSLTGPVSTAASLVDPMTFFKELRQNKDGAHRLLAYVTGELIVWAKLIADNGAAAISIADPTATGEILGPKFFEEYALHYINLLIESIHGMGLPVIVHICGDVRVVKQHLYNLKGDSLSVDAMVNLEELKNEKQDLTTMGNLSTYLLESGVPKTIGAGAAALLRKNIDIIAPACGLSTSTPLENIRTFTETIKSTARA from the coding sequence ATGGCAGATGTGTTTTCCCCCAGGGAAAGGCTGCTGCGGAAACTAAACAAGCAGGGAACAGACCGTCCCCCTGTAATTTGTCCCGGGGGTATGATGAACGCCGCCATTGTGGACGTGATGACGAAAACCGGCCATGCCCTTCCGGAAGCCCACCATGAAGGCGCTTTGATGGGGGATCTCGCCTATGATGTATATGAACAAACAGGCTTTGAAAATATCGGCATACCTTTCTGCATGACCATAGAGAGCGAAGCCCTGGGCAGCGCGGTGGATTATGGTTCTCTTAAATGTGAACCCAAGATAAAGCAAGAAGCCTTTCCGTCCGTGAAAGATGTGATCTTCTCGCCGTCTAATTCAATAGAAAAAAACAGCCGCGCCGCAGCAGTAATAAGCGCAGTGAACAATCTTTCGAAAAAATATCCCGATATCCCGGTGATAGGCAGCCTTACCGGCCCTGTCAGTACTGCGGCGTCTCTGGTAGATCCTATGACTTTTTTTAAGGAACTGCGGCAGAATAAGGACGGCGCCCATCGGCTGCTTGCTTATGTTACCGGGGAACTAATCGTCTGGGCTAAATTGATTGCTGATAACGGGGCTGCGGCCATATCTATCGCAGACCCTACGGCAACCGGAGAAATATTGGGGCCCAAGTTTTTTGAGGAATACGCCCTTCACTATATAAATCTGTTAATCGAATCCATTCATGGAATGGGCCTCCCGGTTATCGTGCATATCTGCGGAGATGTCCGTGTTGTGAAGCAGCATCTCTATAATCTAAAAGGCGATTCTCTCAGCGTGGATGCCATGGTAAACCTTGAGGAATTAAAAAATGAAAAACAGGATCTCACCACCATGGGAAACCTGAGTACCTATCTCCTTGAATCGGGAGTGCCTAAAACCATAGGCGCCGGAGCTGCAGCCCTGTTAAGAAAGAATATTGATATTATCGCTCCGGCCTGCGGCCTTTCCACCTCTACTCCTCTCGAAAATATCCGCACCTTTACCGAAACCATAAAATCCACGGCAAGGGCATAA
- a CDS encoding ASKHA domain-containing protein: protein MPQINFVYQGKTVDIENEKTILEAARLAGVTIESPCNGIGSCGKCKVGTSGGVVLACQHHVREDMEVIVKDYNDENKSLQILSEGSNFDYDIQPFITKRVSGSKTEVYGGGKLLGIEDGDTSSFIYGLAIDIGTTTLVTALVDLSNGKTLASESTLNPQAAYAQDVLGRIHFASKDDGLAVLYNSFIEVLVTMILALTKKAGLKREHIYELVYSGNTTMLHIATNTDPYSLGQFPYTPNLFGAEHLSAKDLHISPFGIIWLPPIISAYVGADITSGILASALNKKKGTTVFIDIGTNGEMVLAKDGRLAASSTAAGPAFEGMNISCGMRASQGAIESFSIADGVFSFGVIGYNPPWGGETPITGICGSGLLDIAGELVRTGLIGKNGRFINPGNENNATPLISRIRPHEGKNAFFVTDDIYLSQKDIRQIQLAKGAIRCGIEMLLTHFNMNAADIDSLEIAGSFGYHLNEASLLNIGLLPAAFAGKTAFVGNTSMSGATAFLLNTTFRSQMTELVKEIDVVELANDENFEKNFIKHLSF from the coding sequence ATGCCGCAGATAAATTTCGTATACCAGGGGAAAACCGTTGATATCGAAAATGAGAAAACAATCCTTGAGGCCGCGCGTCTTGCGGGTGTAACCATAGAATCTCCCTGCAACGGAATTGGTTCCTGCGGCAAATGCAAGGTGGGGACTTCCGGCGGGGTAGTACTGGCCTGCCAGCATCATGTCCGCGAAGATATGGAAGTCATCGTTAAGGATTACAACGATGAAAACAAAAGCCTTCAGATATTATCAGAGGGCAGCAATTTTGATTATGATATTCAGCCCTTTATAACTAAAAGAGTATCCGGCAGTAAAACTGAAGTTTATGGCGGAGGAAAGCTTTTGGGAATTGAAGATGGGGATACTTCGTCTTTTATATACGGCCTTGCCATCGATATTGGTACAACAACATTAGTAACGGCCCTGGTTGATTTAAGCAATGGTAAAACCCTGGCTTCAGAATCAACTCTGAACCCCCAGGCAGCCTATGCCCAGGATGTATTGGGCCGTATTCACTTTGCTTCCAAAGATGACGGCCTCGCGGTTCTTTACAATTCTTTTATAGAAGTTCTTGTAACCATGATCCTCGCCCTCACAAAAAAAGCCGGTCTAAAGAGAGAACATATTTACGAGCTTGTCTATTCGGGCAATACAACCATGTTGCACATTGCCACTAATACAGATCCTTATTCTCTGGGGCAGTTTCCCTATACCCCAAATCTTTTTGGAGCCGAGCACCTGTCCGCTAAGGATCTTCATATTTCCCCCTTCGGCATTATTTGGCTCCCTCCCATTATCTCTGCTTATGTAGGAGCAGATATCACCTCGGGAATTTTGGCTTCTGCCCTGAATAAGAAAAAGGGAACCACGGTTTTTATTGACATTGGCACTAATGGCGAAATGGTATTGGCCAAAGATGGGAGGCTGGCAGCTTCATCAACTGCGGCAGGACCCGCATTCGAGGGAATGAATATCAGCTGCGGTATGAGGGCCAGTCAGGGCGCTATTGAATCTTTCAGTATTGCCGACGGTGTCTTTTCTTTTGGAGTCATTGGATATAACCCGCCTTGGGGAGGGGAAACGCCCATCACCGGTATATGCGGAAGCGGCCTCCTGGACATAGCAGGGGAACTGGTAAGAACAGGTCTCATCGGCAAAAACGGCCGTTTTATCAATCCTGGAAATGAAAATAACGCTACTCCCCTGATAAGCCGGATACGTCCCCATGAGGGTAAAAATGCATTCTTTGTTACTGATGATATATACCTGAGTCAAAAAGATATACGCCAAATTCAACTTGCAAAAGGCGCCATAAGATGCGGCATAGAAATGCTTCTTACTCATTTTAATATGAACGCAGCTGATATTGACTCACTGGAAATAGCCGGTTCCTTTGGTTATCACCTTAACGAGGCAAGCCTTCTCAACATCGGCCTCCTGCCTGCTGCATTTGCCGGTAAAACTGCCTTTGTAGGTAATACTTCCATGTCAGGAGCAACGGCTTTCCTGCTGAATACCACCTTTCGTTCCCAAATGACTGAGCTGGTAAAGGAGATAGATGTAGTTGAACTAGCCAATGATGAAAATTTTGAAAAGAATTTCATTAAACACTTGAGTTTTTGA
- a CDS encoding uroporphyrinogen decarboxylase family protein — MRIDIPVEKNIFDLNAYCSGHITGSRNPTDLDTHSGIDAFPYNFVTEALALGATTEKTAGGFETLQYLFSDPDDLLNLPLMDEQPPVIHLLEMIEKAPPEKIILLKVNGPYSILASLISPHLFYRWLAKNKVQVHAALERINTGLVSYILKAAAKGVKILSLADPYANPEILGEKHYREFAASYLVKLLKEITNKTPGLVIHLCPHNSLILEKYGFLKSRAEYTAAVPPVQTKTEALASDESYINLLIALTLLKNSVLLGHQCIYSEKPFSYKYLLLSG; from the coding sequence ATGCGCATTGATATACCTGTAGAAAAAAACATTTTTGATTTAAACGCCTATTGTTCGGGTCATATTACGGGCAGCAGAAACCCAACCGATCTTGATACGCACTCCGGCATCGACGCATTTCCTTATAATTTTGTTACCGAAGCCCTGGCATTGGGCGCCACGACAGAAAAGACCGCCGGAGGTTTTGAAACTTTACAATATCTTTTTTCCGATCCTGATGATCTTTTAAATCTTCCTCTCATGGACGAGCAGCCTCCTGTTATTCATCTTCTTGAAATGATTGAAAAGGCTCCCCCTGAAAAAATAATTTTGCTAAAAGTCAATGGCCCTTATTCGATTCTGGCCTCCCTGATTTCTCCGCATTTATTCTACCGCTGGCTTGCAAAAAACAAAGTTCAGGTTCATGCAGCCCTCGAAAGAATCAATACCGGCCTTGTTTCATATATTCTCAAGGCTGCAGCAAAGGGAGTTAAAATTCTCTCCCTGGCCGACCCTTACGCCAATCCTGAAATTTTAGGGGAAAAGCATTACCGCGAATTTGCCGCTTCTTATCTTGTAAAATTATTGAAAGAAATTACAAACAAAACGCCGGGATTGGTTATCCATCTTTGCCCGCACAATTCCCTCATTCTTGAAAAATACGGATTTTTGAAGAGCCGTGCTGAATATACCGCCGCAGTCCCGCCTGTGCAAACTAAAACCGAAGCTTTGGCTTCGGATGAGTCCTACATCAATCTGCTTATTGCCCTAACCCTGCTGAAAAATTCAGTCCTTTTGGGACATCAGTGTATTTATTCTGAAAAACCATTCAGTTATAAATACTTGCTTTTATCTGGATAA
- a CDS encoding helix-turn-helix transcriptional regulator produces the protein MVSTLLTAEDVAHQLRIKKLTVYGLIKRGELSSSRVGKQVRVSQADINSYLEASKTGPGTKSAPAELPAERGTSIIISGQDACIDLMMSKIAGTGEAVLRSYMGCYNSLFALYNGRITMAASHLWDAETDTYNYPYMHRLLPGLRVGVLRLAGRMQGFYVKENNPLNIKDWQDLARPGITMINREKGCGTRILLDQKLAGLDIDTSDIQGYTRESSSHLACAGIVAKGGADLGCGCARGAESIKDINFIPLQLEWYDFVFRLSDKNTSAVRSISSYVGSPEFKQDLEILGGYDISQTGRYEEF, from the coding sequence ATGGTATCTACCTTATTAACCGCGGAGGATGTGGCCCATCAGCTGCGAATTAAAAAATTAACGGTTTATGGACTTATCAAGCGGGGAGAGTTGTCTTCCTCCAGAGTGGGGAAACAGGTGCGGGTTTCCCAAGCGGATATAAATTCCTACCTGGAGGCAAGCAAAACAGGCCCCGGGACAAAGTCTGCTCCGGCAGAACTTCCTGCTGAACGCGGTACATCTATCATTATTTCGGGTCAGGATGCCTGTATCGATCTCATGATGTCCAAAATAGCCGGAACCGGGGAAGCTGTCCTCCGTTCCTACATGGGTTGTTACAACAGTCTTTTTGCCCTCTACAACGGCAGGATCACCATGGCGGCCTCTCACCTCTGGGATGCGGAAACCGATACCTATAACTATCCTTATATGCACCGTCTGCTTCCGGGATTACGGGTAGGCGTACTGCGCCTTGCAGGGCGTATGCAGGGATTCTATGTAAAGGAAAACAACCCCCTCAATATAAAAGACTGGCAGGATCTTGCCAGACCCGGGATCACCATGATCAACCGCGAAAAAGGCTGCGGCACCCGGATACTGCTGGATCAGAAACTGGCAGGGCTGGATATAGACACTTCGGATATACAGGGCTATACCCGGGAGTCGAGTTCCCACCTGGCCTGCGCCGGTATCGTTGCAAAGGGCGGGGCGGATCTGGGCTGCGGCTGTGCCAGAGGCGCCGAAAGCATAAAGGACATTAACTTTATCCCCCTGCAGCTTGAATGGTACGATTTTGTATTCCGTCTTTCAGATAAAAATACTTCCGCAGTGAGAAGTATTTCGAGCTATGTCGGTTCACCGGAGTTTAAACAGGATCTTGAAATTCTCGGCGGCTACGATATTTCACAGACAGGCAGATACGAAGAATTTTAA
- a CDS encoding ABC transporter substrate-binding protein, with amino-acid sequence MKKYTVFEMIPDSKREDLDFLGYVHCPIKDRFSKAWQDYEEQYNKSCGNENKAPIRGVVPMGGCGVDVYYNISTVESKEKFPLAVSDSGYGEFFQGDLLKNPEKRTWFAGRPQAAPANSLFRDLTLQDPRSLFHIFGALPYALLVNHQRLKGRPVPRCIRDLTKSEYAGSVGTGFKWEDISELLLMEIHKEQGEAGIRALARNIGFVGRAPEMAANAVGNRDGCCVYFISWFFAHAVPKRDYLELIWPEDGAVLNPMYALFRKGDDEKQNACADFLFGKDLGRTMAEGWFAHVNPEVHHDLPEGAKLRWVGWDYLYEKDIAQRVNELETVFYDERPIFNCNSLFKKV; translated from the coding sequence ATGAAAAAGTACACAGTTTTCGAAATGATCCCCGACTCCAAACGGGAAGATTTGGATTTTTTGGGCTATGTTCATTGTCCCATCAAGGATCGGTTTTCAAAAGCCTGGCAGGACTATGAGGAGCAGTACAATAAAAGCTGCGGGAATGAAAACAAAGCTCCAATTCGGGGCGTGGTACCCATGGGGGGCTGCGGTGTGGATGTTTATTACAATATTTCTACCGTGGAGTCAAAAGAAAAATTCCCCCTGGCGGTAAGCGATTCTGGATATGGGGAATTTTTCCAGGGAGATCTGCTCAAAAACCCGGAAAAACGCACATGGTTTGCCGGGCGGCCCCAGGCTGCTCCGGCAAATTCGCTTTTCAGAGATCTGACGCTTCAAGACCCCCGTTCCCTCTTTCATATTTTCGGCGCTTTGCCTTATGCACTCCTGGTGAACCATCAGCGGCTGAAGGGCCGGCCTGTTCCCCGCTGCATCCGCGACCTCACCAAATCCGAATATGCCGGAAGTGTGGGAACGGGTTTTAAATGGGAAGATATTTCAGAATTACTGCTTATGGAAATCCACAAGGAGCAGGGGGAAGCGGGCATACGCGCTCTGGCCCGCAATATAGGCTTTGTGGGCAGGGCCCCGGAAATGGCGGCCAATGCAGTGGGGAACCGGGACGGCTGCTGCGTCTACTTTATCTCCTGGTTTTTCGCCCATGCGGTTCCCAAGCGTGACTACCTCGAACTCATCTGGCCTGAAGACGGAGCCGTCCTTAACCCCATGTACGCCCTTTTCAGAAAGGGGGACGATGAAAAGCAAAACGCCTGTGCAGACTTTCTCTTTGGCAAAGATCTGGGCCGAACCATGGCAGAAGGCTGGTTCGCTCATGTGAACCCCGAAGTCCACCACGATCTGCCCGAGGGGGCAAAACTGCGCTGGGTAGGCTGGGACTACCTGTATGAAAAAGATATCGCCCAAAGGGTCAATGAATTGGAAACTGTTTTTTACGATGAACGGCCCATTTTTAATTGTAATTCTCTTTTTAAAAAGGTATAA
- a CDS encoding ATP-binding cassette domain-containing protein, whose product MLSITVYGGHDKEGRPENLNLTLHPGDILCIVGPTGAGKSRFLEDLSCLAQKDTPTGRQILVDQKVPDTEMRYSLETRMTAQLSQNMNFVMDLSVREFILMHGECRAGSDNNPEVLVDRIVASANTLTGEALSADTPLTQLSGGQSRSLMIADTALLSPSPVVLIDELENAGVDRQKSLDLLVAEDKIVILSTHDPVLALLGEKRLCIRNGAVQAVIETSAAERANAVLLSELNGKFLTLREKLREGKTLDFDMNEYLYYKGK is encoded by the coding sequence ATGCTTAGTATTACTGTCTATGGCGGCCATGACAAAGAAGGGCGCCCTGAAAATCTGAACCTGACTTTACATCCCGGGGATATCCTTTGTATTGTGGGTCCTACGGGCGCAGGGAAAAGCCGCTTTTTGGAAGACCTGAGCTGCCTTGCCCAAAAAGACACTCCTACAGGCAGGCAAATCCTGGTGGATCAAAAAGTTCCGGATACTGAAATGCGTTACTCCCTGGAAACCCGTATGACGGCCCAGCTTTCACAAAACATGAACTTTGTGATGGATCTTTCGGTTAGGGAATTTATTTTAATGCACGGAGAATGCCGCGCCGGCAGTGATAATAATCCGGAAGTACTGGTGGATCGTATAGTTGCTTCCGCCAATACCCTTACCGGAGAAGCCCTGTCTGCGGACACTCCCCTAACCCAGCTTTCAGGGGGCCAGAGCCGTTCCCTGATGATAGCCGATACTGCCCTTTTAAGCCCCTCCCCGGTGGTGCTTATCGACGAGCTTGAAAACGCCGGTGTTGACCGGCAGAAAAGCCTGGATCTTCTGGTAGCAGAAGATAAAATAGTAATACTATCAACTCATGATCCGGTTCTGGCGCTTCTGGGGGAGAAGCGCCTTTGCATACGCAACGGCGCGGTTCAGGCCGTTATAGAAACCTCTGCGGCAGAACGAGCGAACGCGGTTTTACTATCTGAGCTTAACGGAAAATTTTTAACCCTCCGTGAAAAACTCAGGGAAGGGAAAACCCTCGATTTTGATATGAACGAATATCTATATTATAAAGGAAAGTAA
- a CDS encoding GTP-binding protein, producing MKLVTFAGPPSAGKTSAAIKTAECLIAQGFSVGAVKFDCISTADDEQYRRRNIPVLTGISGSLCPDHYFITNIEDCLQWGISQKLDFLFSESAGLCNRCSPHIRGIRSLCVIDCLSGVNTPKKIGPMLLYADMVVITKGDIVSQAEREVFAFRARKANKNARFLFVNGLTGEGAFELARFVTDAPETTSLEHAQIRFPLPQALCSYCLGETRIGPDYETNSVLHQKIAIPQGLPAEGTHA from the coding sequence TTGAAACTGGTAACATTTGCAGGACCCCCTTCAGCAGGGAAGACCTCTGCGGCCATCAAAACTGCCGAATGTCTCATAGCCCAGGGCTTTTCCGTGGGGGCCGTGAAATTCGACTGCATCTCCACTGCCGATGACGAACAGTACCGCAGACGGAATATCCCGGTACTCACGGGCATTTCCGGCAGCCTCTGTCCGGATCATTATTTTATTACTAATATTGAAGACTGCCTTCAATGGGGAATTTCGCAGAAACTCGATTTTCTTTTTTCCGAGAGCGCAGGGCTCTGCAACCGCTGTTCACCTCACATACGGGGTATCAGATCCCTCTGCGTCATTGACTGCCTTTCGGGGGTTAACACACCTAAAAAGATCGGTCCCATGCTGCTCTACGCAGATATGGTGGTTATTACTAAAGGTGATATTGTTTCCCAGGCGGAGCGGGAAGTTTTTGCCTTCCGCGCCAGGAAGGCAAACAAAAACGCCCGCTTCCTTTTTGTAAACGGCCTTACCGGGGAGGGAGCTTTTGAACTTGCCCGGTTTGTCACTGATGCTCCGGAAACCACGAGCCTGGAACACGCTCAAATCCGTTTTCCCTTACCCCAGGCCCTCTGTTCATACTGTCTGGGCGAAACCCGCATAGGCCCGGATTACGAGACCAACAGTGTGCTGCACCAAAAAATTGCCATTCCCCAGGGACTTCCGGCAGAGGGTACGCATGCTTAG
- a CDS encoding class I SAM-dependent methyltransferase → MEKNEDDGKAAVKAREFDQIAEEVFKPIYPVISGRLLELAGIRKGVCIDVGCGGGHLGLAALEKGFEGSLILLDSNPHAIELAEKRIAGRPQVKTLCADVHAMPLDSASADLILSRGAMWFWDKEKSLAEIWRVLAPDGAAVLGGGYGSLELKTQIYREMSERNGLDWGEQRRKKTEGFSPDDYALVLDAMGIQSYTVIHEASGDWLVLRRLS, encoded by the coding sequence TTGGAAAAGAATGAGGATGACGGCAAGGCCGCTGTAAAAGCCCGTGAATTTGATCAGATTGCCGAAGAAGTCTTTAAGCCCATTTATCCGGTAATTTCCGGCCGCCTTCTGGAACTGGCAGGTATACGCAAGGGTGTCTGCATCGATGTGGGCTGCGGGGGCGGGCATTTGGGACTGGCGGCTCTTGAAAAAGGTTTTGAAGGCTCCCTTATACTTCTGGATTCAAACCCCCATGCAATAGAGCTTGCGGAAAAAAGGATAGCAGGGAGGCCGCAGGTCAAAACTCTCTGCGCTGATGTTCACGCCATGCCTTTGGATTCCGCTTCGGCAGATTTGATACTCAGCCGGGGGGCTATGTGGTTTTGGGACAAGGAGAAAAGCCTGGCTGAAATTTGGCGCGTCCTTGCGCCGGACGGAGCGGCGGTACTAGGCGGAGGTTACGGATCGCTGGAACTTAAAACGCAGATTTACCGGGAGATGTCGGAGCGTAACGGCCTTGACTGGGGCGAACAGCGGCGCAAAAAAACCGAGGGGTTTTCTCCTGATGATTACGCCCTGGTTTTGGACGCTATGGGCATACAGAGTTATACGGTGATTCACGAGGCCAGCGGAGATTGGCTTGTCCTGAGGAGGCTGTCTTGA
- a CDS encoding Rossmann-like domain-containing protein codes for MWELYDILIEGIPPEARVDEAFEGPHWTMVRSGKGLGLAMTLVKSPEDETRPRILSPNLAGMALQELAQVAKSWNFGEASLGIAAINAWYNSPDQDTVKKCLQKPDMNAFDAWKERARGKKVTVIGHFPHLERTLAPLCELSILEKRPQKGDYPDSACEFLLPYQDFVFATGVTLINKTLLRLLELSRHCGLILVGPSVPLAPVLFGFGILDLQGFAVSDPELCAAVVRGENNTAGIFDAGKRVGLGKE; via the coding sequence ATGTGGGAACTCTATGATATATTGATAGAAGGAATTCCTCCTGAAGCCAGGGTGGATGAAGCTTTTGAAGGCCCTCACTGGACAATGGTACGTTCAGGTAAGGGCCTGGGGCTTGCCATGACCTTGGTAAAAAGCCCTGAAGACGAGACCAGACCGCGGATTTTGTCTCCGAATTTGGCAGGAATGGCCTTGCAGGAACTGGCCCAGGTTGCCAAATCGTGGAATTTTGGCGAAGCAAGCCTGGGTATAGCGGCAATCAATGCGTGGTACAACTCACCTGATCAGGATACAGTGAAAAAATGCCTTCAAAAACCTGATATGAACGCCTTTGATGCATGGAAAGAACGGGCGCGAGGTAAGAAAGTTACGGTAATTGGACATTTTCCCCATCTGGAAAGGACTTTAGCTCCCCTCTGTGAGCTTTCTATCCTTGAAAAACGGCCCCAAAAAGGGGATTACCCCGATTCAGCCTGTGAATTTCTCCTTCCCTATCAGGATTTTGTTTTTGCCACGGGCGTTACCCTTATCAACAAAACCCTTCTGCGGCTTCTGGAACTTTCGCGCCATTGCGGCCTGATACTTGTCGGGCCCAGTGTACCGTTGGCTCCTGTGCTCTTTGGTTTTGGCATACTGGATCTTCAGGGTTTTGCGGTAAGCGACCCGGAACTCTGTGCGGCGGTGGTAAGGGGCGAGAATAACACAGCCGGCATTTTTGACGCCGGAAAGCGGGTGGGCCTTGGAAAAGAATGA